The following proteins come from a genomic window of Erpetoichthys calabaricus chromosome 18, fErpCal1.3, whole genome shotgun sequence:
- the rbm15b gene encoding putative RNA-binding protein 15B: MKRQGERDSSPGRATAKRIRERDRDRESSRKEDGTAAASLTSESRNYHKHQARSRSREREKSNSSSRTREEAHHRAHHHDIGVNSRQPLRTTGTVPKSKTAPDLGSSGGRANSSSSNSSVEYKTLLISNLGSQLSDEDVEDGLFHEFKKFGDVSVKLSHTPELGRVAYVNFRHPDDAKEARHAKGRLVLYDRPLKVEPVYPRRRSCTPPDVSYVPLHASYPYRQRSLSPGSSNLREQRPRHYALEALGLRDRERALEYVGLFDEGGRSYSFQMPEEDLLPEDDQRATSNLFIGNLDHNVTESELRRAFDKYGLIEEVVIKRPARAQGGAYAFLKFHNLDMAHRAKVAMSGRVIGRNVVKIGYGKANPTTRLWVGGLGPNTSLAALAREFDRFGSIKTIDYGKGDSFAYIQYESLAASQTACAQMRGFPLGGPNRRLRVDFANEVGARTYPQQYQPPGPLPVQYDLLADGYRGLERELRARDRTPPHSVYPDRERGFPEGSWTGHSKSLDRRNNVDGIGRGLVRSRSKERWTGDRENERTAAKPWDDRRKRRSLSTERAYEERGRPKTRGSSPERSPDRVWKDGRFTDIVADTRDINSATPDGRPCAAEDKTNSGVLDSPSAKKKDADQNHRNAESEEAKAEDGKAESKKPNTLLEYAQTLQLVWHGVLVLKNSCFPTDMHLLEGGSAVVNSLLKDSVAGGKITQFKIAQRLRLDQPKLDEVSRRIKQGSPDGYAVLLAVQAPQGKEAAPPEPGLHKRLLRNLVSYLKQKQSAGVISLPLGGGKDKAFTGMLYAFPPCDFTQHYLQGALRTLGKLEEEHLVVVIVRDSP; encoded by the coding sequence ATGAAACGGCAGGGTGAGCgagactccagtcctggaagaGCTACGGCCAAAAGAATCCGTGAGAGGGACCGGGATCGAGAAAGCAGCCGAAAAGAGGATGGCACAGCTGCAGCCTCGCTAACATCGGAAAGTAGGAATTACCACAAACACCAGGCCCGTAGCCGGAGCAGAGAGAGGGAGAAGTCCAACAGTAGCAGCCGGACACGAGAGGAGGCCCACCATCGAGCGCACCACCACGATATTGGCGTTAACAGCCGCCAGCCGCTCAGGACTACAGGTACCGTTCCAAAAAGTAAGACGGCGCCCGATCTTGGGAGCAGCGGAGGCCGGgcaaacagcagcagcagcaacagcagcgtGGAGTACAAGACTCTGCTCATAAGCAATCTGGGCTCTCAGCTTTCAGACGAGGATGTGGAAGATGGACTGTTCCACGAGTTTAAAAAGTTTGGAGATGTCAGTGTCAAGTTATCCCACACCCCTGAACTTGGTAGAGTGGCTTACGTAAATTTCAGACACCCCGACGACGCCAAGGAGGCAAGGCACGCCAAAGGCAGGTTAGTTTTATACGATCGCCCTCTTAAAGTTGAACCTGTCTATCCCAGGAGGCGCAGCTGCACTCCACCCGATGTCAGCTATGTGCCGCTTCACGCCAGCTACCCCTACAGACAAAGGTCCTTATCACCGGGGTCCAGCAATTTGAGAGAGCAGAGGCCCCGGCATTACGCACTTGAGGCCTTAGGACTTAGAGACAGAGAGCGAGCTTTGGAGTATGTTGGTCTTTTTGATGAAGGGGGGAGGTCTTACTCTTTCCAGATGCCAGAAGAGGATTTATTGCCTGAGGATGACCAGAGAGCGACCAGCAATTTATTTATTGGCAACCTGGATCACAATGTGACAGAGTCGGAGCTTAGAAGGGCTTTTGATAAATATGGATTGATTGAAGAGGTGGTAATCAAACGCCCTGCCCGGGCACAAGGAGGTGCTTATGCTTTTCTTAAATTTCATAATTTGGATATGGCTCACAGAGCTAAAGTTGCCATGTCTGGTCGCGTAATTGGCCGCAACGTTGTGAAAATCGGCTATGGCAAAGCCAATCCCACAACCCGGCTTTGGGTTGGGGGTCTGGGACCAAATACCTCATTAGCGGCTTTGGCACGTGAATTTGACCGCTTTGGCAGCATCAAGACCATTGATTATGGCAAAGGAGATAGCTTTGCGTACATCCAGTATGAAAGCTTGGCTGCATCCCAGACAGCTTGTGCCCAGATGCGTGGCTTCCCTCTTGGGGGGCCTAACAGAAGACTACGGGTCGATTTTGCCAATGAAGTCGGTGCACGCACCTATCCACAGCAATACCAGCCTCCAGGTCCTTTGCCTGTTCAGTATGATTTGCTTGCAGATGGCTACCGTGGTTTGGAGCGAGAGTTACGAGCAAGAGATAGGACACCACCTCATTCCGTTTACCCAGACAGAGAAAGGGGGTTCCCTGAGGGCAGCTGGACAGGTCACTCAAAAAGTTTAGACCGCAGGAATAATGTGGATGGTATTGGACGAGGTTTGGTTCGCAGTCGAAGCAAAGAGCGGTGGACAGGTGATAGAGAAAATGAGAGGACTGCTGCTAAACCTTGGGACGACCGCCGAAAGCGCAGGAGCCTCTCAACTGAACGGGCATATGAAGAACGGGGGCGACCTAAAACACGGGGCTCATCCCCAGAACGCAGTCCAGATAGAGTTTGGAAGGATGGCCGGTTCACGGACATTGTTGCTGACACCCGTGACATCAACAGTGCAACTCCTGATGGTCGTCCTTGTGCAGCAGAGGACAAAACCAATAGTGGTGTACTTGACTCACCATCAGCAAAGAAAAAGGATGCAGATCAGAACCATAGAAATGCAGAGTCTGAAGAGGCAAAAGCAGAGGATGGGAAAGCAGAGTCCAAAAAGCCAAACACATTATTAGAATATGCCCAGACTTTGCAGCTGGTTTGGCATGGGGTCTTGGTACTAAAGAACAGCTGTTTTCCTACAGATATGCACCTTCTGGAAGGTGGGTCTGCAGTTGTCAATAGTTTATTAAAGGATTCTGTGGCTGGTGGCAAAAttacacagtttaaaattgccCAGCGCTTGCGTCTTGACCAGCCTAAGTTGGATGAAGTCAGCCGGCGGATTAAACAAGGAAGCCCAGATGGGTATGCAGTTCTTCTTGCAGTTCAAGCTCCTCAGGGAAAAGAAGCAGCACCGCCTGAACCAGGACTTCACAAGAGGCTTCTAAGAAACTTGGTATCATACTTGAAGCAGAAGCAATCCGCTGGTGTAATTAGCTTGCCATTAGGCGGTGGAAAGGACAAGGCGTTTACTGGGATGCTGTATGCATTTCCTCCTTGCGACTTCACCCAGCACTATCTTCAGGGGGCTCTTAGGACTTTGGGCAAGTTGGAAGAGGAGCATCTTGTGGTGGTGATTGTCCGAGACTCCCCTTGa